The window CCAATCAAGTGAATCTATACACACATTTTGTACTATGGAAAAACAAACAGTGTTACTTACATTCTCCCTATGAAATCGAACATTCCCCATTTTTTTCTAAAACTTACTGTCCTTTGAACTAAAATTAAAGGGACAAACATATTATTTATGCTCATCCCAAAAATCCTTACTAAAACTCGTATTCGCATGATGTTTCCCTACTGGCTTGGCTATATCTGAACCACGAATAATTGCCCCTTTTCCAAACTTCTGCTCAATTTGATCAACAAGTTTAATAATTGGCTCCTCTTTCACATGTTCTTCGAAGTTAAAGAACGTTAACTGCTGTGTCATTTCTTTAATATCACTGACATTCGATACGGTAACACCTAGTAATCTTACCGGCTCTTCATTCCAATGCTTATTAAATAAATTCCACGCTTGCTCGACGATATCCTCTTTTGCATTAAGCGCATTATTCATGGACTTACTTCGTGTATAAGTCTCCCAATCAGCTGTACGAATCATAATACTTACGGTAACGCCTGCAAGTTTCTTTGCCTTTAATCTTCCAGCAACCTTTTCAGAAAGCATCGAAATTATTTCATATAATTCATCTCTGTCCGTCACATCGTGAGATAACGTTGTTGAATTGCCAACACTTTTCGTATCATATATTGCTTCTGGATCCACAGGTCTGTCATCTTCGCCATTCGCTTTTTGCTTCATACGAGGACCATTGATACCAAAATTTTGCTTTAATACATATTCATCAGCAACAGCGAGCTCCCCAATTGTTTGAATGCCTAACTTTTTCAACTTCTCTGCTGTACTTTTGCCAATTCCATGCATCTCAATTACATTCATCGGCCACAATACTGCAGGTACGTCTCGTTTTCGTAGTATTGTAATACCCATCGGTTTTTTCAAATCACTTGCCATTTTCGCCAAGAATTTATTCGGGGCAATGCCGATTGAACATGGCAGTTGAAGTTCGGTCCATATCCTATCTTGTAGTTTTTGTACATGTTGCAAAACATTTTGCCCCTCAATGATTGGAAGTTGCAAATACCCTTCATCAATTGAAACTGGTTGGAGTATTTCGCTATATTCCTTTAATAAATTAAAAAAAGACTTCGATGCTGTCCGATATCGATCAAAATTAGGAGGTCGTACGATAAGCTCTGGGCATTTTCGCCGTGCTTCTCCGACATTCATCGTTGTATAAACACCTCGTGCCCTTGCTTCGTAGCTACATGTAATAATTATACCTCGACGTTCTTTAGGATTACCCGCGATTGCTACTGGCTTACCTTTTAAAGAAGGATCATAAATTTGTTCAACAGAGGCATAAAAGCAATTAAGGTCAATATGTAAAATGATTCTGCCTTTATGCATATACTTTCACCCCATTTACCTACTTAGAATTATAACCTAGCGAGTTATGCTCTTCAAAAGCAATTGATCTAGCAATTCTAAACCCGATATCATCTATATAAAAATCAGGCATACTTTTGCGGCGACAAGTTGCGCCACATCCGCGTTGTTCTTCTGCCCAGCTTCCTCCACGAATTATTCTGTAAGTACCAAAGGTCTCAGTGTCATACAGGTCCCAGCACCACTCCCAAACATTCCCAATCATATCGTGCAAGCCCCAATCATTCGGCATTTTCTCTCCAACTTCGTGTACTCGTTCTTCAGAGTTATTTTTATACCAAGCAATTTCATCTATTTCACCATAGCGATATCCTTTTGAATGTGCCTGACATGCATATTGCCATTCTGCATCTGTCGGTAATCGGAAACCATTCGTACCATATTTACAAACAACATCTTTACTTTCATTATCCAAATCATAAAACTTGTCATAACCCAACGCTTCAGATAGTAAATTACAAAAATTCACTGCATCTATCCATGAAATATTTACTATTGGTTTGCGAGTGACATTCTTTATTGCAGTTTTCTGTCCCATAATCATGTCATAAAATTCTTCTGTCACCGTATATTTGGCAAGATAAAACGGCTCTATGTCAACATTCCAAATAATTTCCTTTAAATTCTTTCTAATTCCTGGTAGTGCAAATTTATAGTTTGAACTAATCCATTTTTGCTCGTTCCGAAAATCGCGTAAGCAAGTCACACCTTCAGGGATATACACCATTACATCTCTTAAGTAGTCATCTACGTTAGTTAACATTGTTCACCCCTTGTCTTGAATTAATGTTGTTATATATTGGATTTAGCCTTCGCTTTGTTTCATAAATTAAATGATTGAATGTTTGTTTCTTGTTCGAATTCATGCATATGTGAAAAAGTTTCATTTTGATAGTCATTTATCGTTTAATCAAACACTGTTGCAATTGTTAGTTAATCGACAAATGCATAGTCACCATCACTTTCGAGTAAGTCCTTTAATATTGTTAAGGCTTGCTCAAGTTGCGCACTATTTTCTGGCGCCGTTATTGCTAAGCGCACCGCATTTACCGGTTTCGCGTTTCCTACGGCAAAGCGTTCTGCCGCATATACTTGTACGCCTGCCTTGGATGCCAGCAATTCAAACTGCACACCTGTAAATTTATTTGGTAGCATAAGCCATCGAAAAATACATTCCCCATTCCCTAAAACTGTGTAATCCTGTAAATACTGATCCACAAGTGCATTTTGTTGCTTCGCATACACACGATGTTTCTCTAATATCGTGCGTGCAACACCATCTTGAATCAGCCGTGCCGTTAGTTCCACCATAACAGGAGATACAGAAATATTAATATTATAAAGTGTCTCCATAATTTTCTTTCGAAGACCTGTAGGTGTGACAATAAAGGATAGTCTTAACCCAGGAGAAATGGCCTTTGATACACTAGCAATATAAATCACCTTATTAGGTGCATAGGAAGCAATCGGTGCAAGGGGTTGCTCCTTCAGCAAGCTATAGATGGCATCCTCAATTACGATTAAACCCGTTTGCCTTGCTACTTCCGCAATCATTTTCCTTGTTTCCAACGACATCGTATGCGTGGTTGGATTATGAAAATCTGGTATCACATAAAGACCCTTAATATGCTCATTCTTGCAAGCATATAATAACCCCTCTCTTGTCATCTCTCCATTTCTTTGTTGAATGGCTACAAGTTGAATACCAAGCATATTGGCCGCTGTTTTAATACCCGCATATGTCATAGGATCCGTGCCAATTCGGTCCCCAGGCTGAAATAATGCCGCTAATGTGCCGACGATTGCATTTTGACCTCCTGCTGCAAGCAATACAGGTTGATTGGTTTGATAGCCGACCTTTTCTAGTAGTTTCGTTGCCGCCTCGGTTTGCCATGCATTTCCCTCTGGTCGCCCGTACTGAAATAACTTACTGAAGTTAGGATCATTCAGCATTTTTTTCATGTAACGTGTAATTTCTTCGTTCGCATGATTTTCCGGCAACACAGAACCCATTTCAATAATATGCGAGGAATTACTAGTCGGTAATAAAATTTTATTCGTTGCTGCATCTGATGAAACGAACGTGCCACTCCCAATCGAAGCATAAATAAGTCCTTTCTGCCCACAAAGTTTAAACGCTCGCGTAATCGTGCTTAAGTTAACATCTAAAAAATCGGCTAACTCTCGTTGTGGAGGTAGTTTCGTCCCTGGAGATAATTTTCCATCTTTAATATCTTGTTCAAGCTGCTCGGCTATTGCTATATATAATGGCGCTGAAATATTGCTGATATCTGGCTTCCAGCTCATTGGATATTCCTCAAATGAATTAACTGGCATTATTCAAGCCCCTTCTTTCTCTTCGTCCATTTGCATACAATATTATAATTGTCTTGCATACAATGATAATATTGTATGCAAATGATTACAATGATATAATTTTTAAAAAATCAGAAAAAAGGACCGATAAATTATGCAATATTCAGAAAGAATCTTAAAAACACCATCATCATTCATCCGAAACATTTTGAAAGTAACCGATGCAGTGGATGTCATTTCCTTTGCGGGCGGACTTCCGAACCCAATCTCTTTCCCAATCGATGCTTTACAGGCATCTGTTGACCATGCAATTAGTGAAAACGGTAGTAAACTGTTCCAATATTCATCTACTCAAGGCTATGCGCCACTTCGCGAATATATCGCTGCCAAATACCAACGTCTTCACGGTTTAGATATCAACGCAGATGATGTATTCATTACAACTGGTTCACAGCAAGCGCTTGAACTCATCGGCAAAGTACTCATTAACAAAGGTGATGGCATTGTCATCGAGGAACCTGGCTACTTGGGCGCTATTCAAGCATTCACATTAAGTGAGCCAACTTTCTATGGTGTAACGCTTGAAAATGATGGTCTTAATTTAGAAGAATTAGAGAATGCTTTACAGCAACCAAATGTAAAATTCATCTATACTGTACCAAACTTCCAAAATCCAACTGGGCTTACGTATTCTAAGGAAAAACGTGAACAAATTTACGAGATTATTTCAAAATATGACGTAGCATTAATCGAGGATGATCCGTATGGAGAATTACGCTTCCAAGGTGAGCCACTTCCTTACATCGGCGCTGGTAAATTAGAAAATAGTATTCTATTAGGTTCTTTCTCTAAAACGGTCACACCAGGTATGCGTCTTGGCTTCATCATTACAAAGAACAAAGAATTAATGCAACATATCGAAACAGCGAAACAAGCAACTGACCTACACACAAATATTTTTTCTCAATATGTCATTTATGATTACTTAGCAAACAATGACTATACAGAGCACGTAAAAAAAATTATTTCATTATATAAAAATCAAGCAGATGCTATGCTAGAAGCTATACATGAATTCTTCCCAGCGCACGTTGATTACACACGACCAGATGGCGGGATGTTTATTTGGGCTACTATGAATAATGGTGCTTCATCTTTAGACGTGTTCCAAAAAGCGATGGAACAAAAGGTTGCCTTCGTTCCTGGTGACCCATTCTACACTTCTAAAACAGGTGTGAACACAATGCGTCTTAACTATACGAACGCAACACCTGAAGTCATTCGTGAAGGTATTAAACGATTAGGTAGTATTTTATAAGCAAGTAATCAAAAACCGTATGAGCGCTGTGAACGCTTATACGGTTTTTTTCCATGGTATTAATTTTTTAATAGAAAAAAATGCTTGCTTAAATGGATTCTTTTCATCCTAAATCCCCTTTAATGACAGAACACCACAGTTAGCTTGGATAATAAATGGTCATGCTTAATCGGGTCAATGTTTCCCCAGGATTACAATATATGTGGGGTCGATCGGCTTTAAATCTAATGGAATCTCCACTTTTTAATTTATATGCGCTTTCATTGACACGAATAGTTACCCCACCATCAAAAACTGTGATGAATTCCTCAGTACCTTCTCTATGGGCATCTGCACTTAATTTTCCGTTCTTTTCAATTTCGATAGTGTAAATTTCAAAGCGACTATCTTCTTGGAAAGGAAAATAAGGATAAACTTTATATCTTCCATTGTCTTCAGACAATACTTGAACATCATCCCTTAGAATAACTTTCGTATCAGGCTGTGGATTATTTATTAGTGCCGTAAAAGAGATCTTTAGTCCATTCGCTATCTTCCATATCGTTGTAAGAGTTGGGCTTGACTCCCCTCTTTCGATTTGACCTATCATCGTTTTACTTACGCCACTTAATTGAGAAACTTTTTCTAAACTTAATTTCTCTTTCTCTCTAATCGCTTTTAGATTTCTTGCAAGAATAAGATGAATTTCTTCCATAAACTCACTCCTGTAATTCGTACAATATAACGGTCGATGTGTATAATAAAAAGACTATCGTTATATCGTCCTTTTCGGTCATTATAACATACAAAATAATAGGAGGATCAAATATGCCTGTATTTTCATTTTTGTTATTTGTTGTTATAACGAGTTTTACGCCAGGTCCCAACAATATCATGGCAATGGCTTTGGCAAATAAACATGGATTAAAGAAAAGCATTGTATTTTGTCTAGGTGTGGGCATAGGATTTTTCGTCATTACCTTACTATGTAGTCTTTTTAATATTGCCCTAACAAAGGTTATGCCTATTATTGAACGTCCTTTAACAATTGTGGGGGTAGGTTATATGCTATATCTAGCCTATAAAATCCTTACTAGCAAAGACAGCGACAACGAAAACACTGTAAGTACGAACAATTTATTGCTAATAGGTATGTTGTTACAGTTTGTTAATCCGAAAGGCATTTTATTTGCTATTACTGTAGTAGCAACCTTCATCCTTCCATATCATTCTTCTTACTTAAGCTATTTTCTTTTTTCATTATTTTTAGGAATGGTCGGTATGATGAGTACATATAGCTGGGGTCTATTTGGTAGTGCATTTCAAAAGCTTTTGTTGCAATATAGACGGCAGTTTAATATCGTCATGGCCATTTTATTAGTGTACAGTGCTTTTTCGATTCTTGTGAACTAGGTAGAAAAAACAAGGGGGTATGATGACAAAAAAACTGCCAGTTTTCGACGGGAGCATGAACAGGAAACTTCTACAGATGCTCAGGCTCTGAAGGCGTTTGCTGTTTACCGCGGAAATCTAGCAGAATATTGTTGTTTAGCATATTATGTTTACCTTAAGTCACAGGACATTCCCAATCGACAGAACATCCAATGATGAATTATTTTGTATATGTTAAAACCGCATTTTTCTTAAATTTAGCTAAAGCTTTTGTCGCCTCAACTTTATCTGTGTATTCAAAAATACGAACATCCTTTTTCTCAAAAACTGTAATAACCCACATTGTAAAATCTCCCTTCAAATTTGTTTTTAATATAACAATCATCTAGAAATATGATGCTTCAATCAAACTGTCTTATCTTGCTTAATTCCTATTCTACGCCGATTTTTCTAAAAAGAAATAGGTATGTGAAGCCCTTCACAAACTGTTCATATTCAAAACGCTTTCTTTGAACAATTTGTGAAAACCAGCTTTTTTTAGGCATAACGTGTATATGTTTCATCGCCATGACTATGCCTCTTTTCTATCCGTCACTTTGGAGATTCTATCCGTCATTTCCAGCGTTCTATCCGTCACTTTAAGCATTCTATCCGTCATTTCCTCGTTTCTATCCGTCTGCCATCATAAAAGACCATATGCACCCCTTTTCCACGACGCACATACGGCCTTTCCATGTTGATGATAATTAAATTAGTTGTAGTAGTAATAATTTTTCAATAAGGTTGGTTATCTTGATCAGCACAGTACTTCTTCTTGCTTTTGTGTTAACTCAATTTCAAAACCTAATTCTTCGAGCATACGATAATCACTATTCGCTTCTTGCCCTTCCGTAGTTAAGTAATCTCCAACAAAAATGCTATTTGCAGCATACATACCTAGTGGCTGAAGTGACCCAAGATTAACCTCACGACCACCAGAAATACGAATTTCTTTTGTTGGATTTATATAGCGGAATAATGCTAATACTTTTAAGCAATAGCGAGGATTT of the Lysinibacillus fusiformis genome contains:
- a CDS encoding helix-turn-helix domain-containing protein → MEEIHLILARNLKAIREKEKLSLEKVSQLSGVSKTMIGQIERGESSPTLTTIWKIANGLKISFTALINNPQPDTKVILRDDVQVLSEDNGRYKVYPYFPFQEDSRFEIYTIEIEKNGKLSADAHREGTEEFITVFDGGVTIRVNESAYKLKSGDSIRFKADRPHIYCNPGETLTRLSMTIYYPS
- a CDS encoding LysE family transporter, giving the protein MPVFSFLLFVVITSFTPGPNNIMAMALANKHGLKKSIVFCLGVGIGFFVITLLCSLFNIALTKVMPIIERPLTIVGVGYMLYLAYKILTSKDSDNENTVSTNNLLLIGMLLQFVNPKGILFAITVVATFILPYHSSYLSYFLFSLFLGMVGMMSTYSWGLFGSAFQKLLLQYRRQFNIVMAILLVYSAFSILVN
- a CDS encoding DNA polymerase IV; amino-acid sequence: MHKGRIILHIDLNCFYASVEQIYDPSLKGKPVAIAGNPKERRGIIITCSYEARARGVYTTMNVGEARRKCPELIVRPPNFDRYRTASKSFFNLLKEYSEILQPVSIDEGYLQLPIIEGQNVLQHVQKLQDRIWTELQLPCSIGIAPNKFLAKMASDLKKPMGITILRKRDVPAVLWPMNVIEMHGIGKSTAEKLKKLGIQTIGELAVADEYVLKQNFGINGPRMKQKANGEDDRPVDPEAIYDTKSVGNSTTLSHDVTDRDELYEIISMLSEKVAGRLKAKKLAGVTVSIMIRTADWETYTRSKSMNNALNAKEDIVEQAWNLFNKHWNEEPVRLLGVTVSNVSDIKEMTQQLTFFNFEEHVKEEPIIKLVDQIEQKFGKGAIIRGSDIAKPVGKHHANTSFSKDFWDEHK
- a CDS encoding aminotransferase-like domain-containing protein, with amino-acid sequence MQYSERILKTPSSFIRNILKVTDAVDVISFAGGLPNPISFPIDALQASVDHAISENGSKLFQYSSTQGYAPLREYIAAKYQRLHGLDINADDVFITTGSQQALELIGKVLINKGDGIVIEEPGYLGAIQAFTLSEPTFYGVTLENDGLNLEELENALQQPNVKFIYTVPNFQNPTGLTYSKEKREQIYEIISKYDVALIEDDPYGELRFQGEPLPYIGAGKLENSILLGSFSKTVTPGMRLGFIITKNKELMQHIETAKQATDLHTNIFSQYVIYDYLANNDYTEHVKKIISLYKNQADAMLEAIHEFFPAHVDYTRPDGGMFIWATMNNGASSLDVFQKAMEQKVAFVPGDPFYTSKTGVNTMRLNYTNATPEVIREGIKRLGSIL
- a CDS encoding formylglycine-generating enzyme family protein, translated to MLTNVDDYLRDVMVYIPEGVTCLRDFRNEQKWISSNYKFALPGIRKNLKEIIWNVDIEPFYLAKYTVTEEFYDMIMGQKTAIKNVTRKPIVNISWIDAVNFCNLLSEALGYDKFYDLDNESKDVVCKYGTNGFRLPTDAEWQYACQAHSKGYRYGEIDEIAWYKNNSEERVHEVGEKMPNDWGLHDMIGNVWEWCWDLYDTETFGTYRIIRGGSWAEEQRGCGATCRRKSMPDFYIDDIGFRIARSIAFEEHNSLGYNSK
- a CDS encoding aminotransferase-like domain-containing protein yields the protein MPVNSFEEYPMSWKPDISNISAPLYIAIAEQLEQDIKDGKLSPGTKLPPQRELADFLDVNLSTITRAFKLCGQKGLIYASIGSGTFVSSDAATNKILLPTSNSSHIIEMGSVLPENHANEEITRYMKKMLNDPNFSKLFQYGRPEGNAWQTEAATKLLEKVGYQTNQPVLLAAGGQNAIVGTLAALFQPGDRIGTDPMTYAGIKTAANMLGIQLVAIQQRNGEMTREGLLYACKNEHIKGLYVIPDFHNPTTHTMSLETRKMIAEVARQTGLIVIEDAIYSLLKEQPLAPIASYAPNKVIYIASVSKAISPGLRLSFIVTPTGLRKKIMETLYNINISVSPVMVELTARLIQDGVARTILEKHRVYAKQQNALVDQYLQDYTVLGNGECIFRWLMLPNKFTGVQFELLASKAGVQVYAAERFAVGNAKPVNAVRLAITAPENSAQLEQALTILKDLLESDGDYAFVD